DNA from Candidatus Woesearchaeota archaeon:
CATGATGATTCACCTTGAGTGTTATGCAGCGGGCTGTTCAGCTGCTTTTTTGGTTCCTTTTGGTTTTCCTTCGAGAAGCTTGAGGTCTTTTTCGTCGGCGTAAATGTGTGCAATGATGCGTGCCTTGCGTTTGCCGAAGCGCGTGTAGATGTGCCGCACGCTGACCAGTTTTTCGTCGGCGCCGACTTTTTTTGCAACCGCTTTGGTGAGGTCAACGCGCGAGGGCGTTGCTGCATCGTACGTTGCTTCGAGTGTTACGCGCTTGCGCGCGAGCAATGGTGTTTCCCGTTCTTTGAGTATTGTTACGTCCATGGGTATCGTGTTTTTGTTGTAGTATTTTTTATTTTTTATCGTATTTTAATGGCGTATTCGCCCTTTTTGTCAAATCCGCATTTTTTTGCAATGACTGAGTGTTCAGGATCGAGGATGTGCAGTCGGCCGTGCCATACGGTTGAGACGAGCGCTGATTTGCATGAAGGACATTCGCTTTCCTCGAAGAGGAGCCGGCATCGTTTGCATGCTTTCTTTTTTCCCATAGCGCACCTATATAGTTATTTTGCTTCCTTGCCGCGCTGTTTTTTTTGCGGAGCTTCTTTTGCTGCTGGCTTTATCGGGCCTTTGACGTCTTCGTCAATCCATTCAACCCGGCCCAAAAATTTCTGGCGCATCGTGAGCCCGAGTTTCGGGTTCGCGAGGTCCTTGAAGCTGACCGCGATGATGCGCGCTTTGCATTTGTCGTTCACGCGCAGCACGCGCTTCGTGTCCTTGCCCGCGAGCGTCTTGTCTTTGGCGAATGAAACGAAATCATCCATGGTCTGGCTAATGTGAATCATGCCCTCAATGGGGCCGAGGTTGACAAACGCGCCGAAGTCGGCGATGTCGCGGATATTTCCCAGCGCGACTTCCTGCAGTTCGGGCTTGAAGGTGTAGAGTTCGAACGTGGTATTGAAATACGCGGCGCCGTCAGTTGGAATAACGGTGCCGTCTTGGATGTCATGCACGTCGGCAACGTCGACAACAACGCCGAGCTCTTTTGAAATGAATCCGTCGTATTTTTTCTTGATGCGCTTGATGACCGCTTCTTTCGTCGGCAGATGAAAGAGTTTCGGCGGCACGCGGATGTGGTCGTTGATGGTTACTTTGTAAAACATGTATAGCACCGGATTTATAATAATTTATAACATTATAACATCATAATTATAACATCATAAGGTATTTTTTTTGTCGAAGGACAATGACGCTGATGCCTGCTTTTTTCAGGCGGCTGCGCAACGCCAAATCTTGGGTTGCGACAACACAATTGCCCTGTTTTTGAGCAACTGCAACGATGGCATCGTCGGTATGTTTAACCGCTGTTGGGAGGGTATTTATATTTTTTGCCTTTATGAGGCTCAAGGCGAGCTTTGCAGCCGACGCCTGTTTTCCCGGCCTGCCCTTGATGATTTCCAGCTCGGCGAGCGTCGGGCCAACAACAGCAAACTGGTGTTTAAGCGGGTATATCCGCTGAATTTCGCTGAAGATGTCCACGCCAAAGGTTGCGGGAATGAGCAAAAAGTTGGTATCAAGGATGACGGTTGCGGGTGTGGTGGCCTGATGTTCCATTTCTCTCATTTCTCTTTATAAATCAATGGGGGGTTTAAATAGGTTTTGGTCGATAGACCAAAAACAGGGCATTAAACAGCAGCACCAGCACGAGCACCGACGGCACCGGCGCAAGCAGGAGCAGAGCAAGCGCAGCAGCACGCGGAGGCGCAACTGTTGATGCAAGCGCGTGGCCCGCGTGAGGAACAAAAAGAAATGCAACATATCGCAGCACCAACACTCCAGCAAAAAGCGCGAGGCACAGCACGGCAAAGGACAACGTAAAGGGGAGTGGTATCAAAAATCCTGCAAGCAAAAATACCACGAGCGACGCTGCGTTAGTGAAATGACCCATGAATAAAGCAACCGCTGTTTTTTCTTTCAGCGACACCGTGCCAAACAGCACGCCGAATGCGGTGACCGCAAACAGGCCGCTGCCGCCGAGCTGGTGGGCAAGCACAAAGGTGAGAAGCAGTGCAGCAACAACTGCCAACGGCGACCAGAGATGCGAATGTACCGCACGCATAAACCGAAACGTGAGTAGGCACACAAACAGGGCGACACCAAGGCTTGCCACAACTTTGAGCAGTAGTGCAGGCAGGCCAAGGGGCATCAACAGTGCGACCAGCACGGCAAAAATACTTACTGCGGGCGCGGCGTCATGCGCGTGCGCAACAGCCGTGATGATGACCGCTGCAACAAGCGCCGCAGGAGTTGATTTTCCCGTTGCAAAATAAAAAGGAATCGAGATGAGAACAACGCTGACGAACCACGGAAGAATGCCACGAACAAAACCACTCACGTGCTTTTTCAGCGAAACCGATGAGGCGGCGCCAAAAAAAACGAGCGCAGCGAGCAGCAAAATCAGTGAGTGAAGCGACGCAGCAGGAATAGCCAATGAGGGCGAAAGAACCGCACGAAGAATAATTCCCAGCACGACAAGGCCGAGCAAAAGAGCGGATTGTTGAGCGGATTGTTTTTTGCCGTGAAGCACTGTGGATGATGCCATTGATGCCATACCTGTTTTTGAGTGGGCAGGATTTATTAATGTTGTTCTCGGCGCCAACCAAGCCAGCCAACAAATCCCCACACAAGAAAATATCCAATAATCACAAAGTGAAACACAAAGCCAGTGGCAATGGCAACTTCTTTTGAAAGCCCGAGCATGACAAACGCGAGCGCCCACGCAGCTTCAATCGAGCCAAAGCCAGCAATGCCCTGCACCGGCAACACCGTCGATAAAATCGGAAACAGAGAGCCAATCAGAATGTACCAGCCGCTGACTGGCAGCATGTGCCAGAAGATAAAATAAATCATCAGAAATTGGGAAATCCAGAGCACGATGCTTGACAGCGAAAGCATGATAATCTTCGAGCAGGTGTGCTCGCGGCGAAATGAGTGAACAAATGAATGGAGCATGCGAAGAATTTGTAAACGTGAATCAGCAAACCGCCGGAGCCATGGCTCGCAGAGAATGAGAGTGATACTGCCGACAATGAGCACCCCGAGCACCACCCATACTACTGGAATCAGATTTTTGAAAAATACTGGCAGTGTTGCACGCGCCATGAACAGCGCGACAAGAAACAGAATGATGAGCGCAATGAGGTCAAAAATTCTGGTCAGCACAAGCCCGGCGGTGCTCTGGGCTAATGGAATGTTTTTTTTCTTGACGAGATACACATAGGAGAGTTCTCCGAGTCGTGCAGGGAGCAGTGAGTTAATCATGTTGTGAATGCATACGACGAAAAACAGCACGCGTAATCCAAGCTTTTTGTCGAGGAGATAATAAAACCGAACCGCTCGAATCAGATAGCCCAATGCATACAACACAAACCCCAGCGCAACCCCGATGAGCGTGACGCGGGAGAACGCATCAGCAAGGTCACTGATGTTGATGGAGTGAAAGAGAAGCCATACTAACAAAACAGAGATACTGGTGAACAAGGCACCTTTGATTAATTTTGTATGGTCCATGATGAATAAAGAAGAGAGGGAGTTATTAAAGGTTGTTCAACTCGCCACATTCGCGTACATCAGGCGTTGGGTGTTGCCACCGGTGAACTCATAGTCGACGAAATTCTGCTGCGAATGGGCAACTGCTTCGTTAAGCGAGCTTTCATTGAACGTGCCGCCGCGCTTGAGCAGAAGATAGACGGGCGCAATGCCGTTGCCCGTCGGCACATACGCAAATTGCGCAACATGGTAGTGCTGCTGGAGATACTCCCAGATGTCTTTTTCCTGCATATATTTCATGCCCCACTGGTACAGGAACACCCACTGGCCATTTCGCTTCTCTTCGACTTCCTTAAACTGGGTGACGTTTTTAGTCATGTAATAGCCCGTGCGGTCAGCATGCCACAGCACGCCATAGCTCTGGTGGCTGGGATGGAAAATAGTTTCATTGGGAACGGAATGCGTCCGGATGTAATCGCCAGCGAGGTCGAGACCGACAAATTGTGTGTTGAACTGACGTTCCCATGCCGGCTTTGCAGCAAAAAAGTACATAACGACAAAAGCAACCAGCAGTGCAACGCGCACTGCGGTGAGCCAGTGTGCATTCTTGACGCCCATAAAAGTGAGCAGCTTTGCAATACTCGACGCTGCAAATACCACACCAAATGCAACGAGGACGGCAAACAAGAATACCAGTGGATATTGGTGGTAGCTGTGCCCCTTGAGCTTAAAGGACATGACGGCAAACCAGACAACAGCGCCGAGGATATACGATACGATAAATCGGCCGGCAAAACTGTCGTTGAGTTCTGCCGATATGCGCCTGCTTTTTTTTGTATACAGGAACAAGAAGAGCAGGGAACTGAGCAGTGCAACAGCCACGCCGCCGAGCGTGTAGTTGTCCGCAGCAAACGCTTTCATCGTTGCCCAGAATTCGCTGGTAAACAGCACGCTGAAATTAATGAGGCGAACCTGTTTGCCGACGTTAAGCGTACCGAGCTTTTCTGTGTACGAGTTGGTGTAGCCAACCCAGATAAAAAGCATGGAAAAAATGATCGCAAAAACAACCAACTGTTTCCAATATTTTTTAAATTCTTCTTTCTTCATGAGCCGGTGCCAGGGAAACACTGCCGCCATCGGAATGCCGATGAGTGCATTGGGATATTTGCTCATGACGCCCAGCGTCACGCTGAGAGAAAACACAACAAGATTTTTCCATGATGGTTTCTCAATCCAGCAGAGGTAGTAATACACGCCAACGAGGATGAAGAAGAAGCCTGGATTGATTATATCTGCGCCGGTTCTGCCGAAAAAAACAAGGAGTGGATTCAGCGCAAGCAATGCTGCAGTTGCCAACGCGAGGTCGGTCCGGCGGAACAATTTTTGCACAATTAAAAATCCAAACACCACGGCGCCGAGCACGAAAAAGATGCTGACGAGCCGAGCCAGAGCAAGCGAGGGGCCGAAGAGCATGAACAAAAACCCAGTAACAATCGGCCCGGTCGGAAGTGTATCTCCATGCACGCCTGATGCAGGGTCGTTAATGCTGGGATAATCCCAGTGCGGCACGAACAGGCCTTCGTAAAGGAAACCATGTTTGGCAAAGTTACGCGCTTCGGTCAAGTAGTGCGTTTCTTTCCAGTTGTGATAGCCCACAACAGGATACGAAAGATGATACACGCGAACATACAATCCAAAAAGAAGAATAATGCCGAGAATAATCCACACGCGGTTTTTTTGGATGAATGAAATGGCCTGGCGAAGGTCTGCTTCAGGTGCTGCGGATTGGGGATGTGAATCGTCAGTCATGCGTCACCATGATTTGTTAAAACAGTTTTAAAACAATTAAAAAAACAATTAAAACATTTTGTCAGTCCATGTTTTTGGTGTTTTGTCGTTGATAATTTCGAGGTCGATGTGGTACTTGAATTTTTTCGGGCCGCGCTGTTTAATCCACGCAATCATTTCAGCAAGGCCCTGCTTGAGTTCGTATTTGGTCTGGTAGCCAAGCAATTTTCGCGCCTTGGCGGCACTGCAGGTTGCCAACTTGACTTCCTGCGGCCGGTCAGGAACATGCTGGATGTTGAGCTTGAAGTCAAGGAGGTCAGCAATAATCTGCGCGAGCTGGTTCACGGTAATCGGCTGCTCGTCCGGGCCAATGTTGATAACTTCGCCCACTACATTTTTTTCAAATGCCATTTTTTCAAGGCACTGGATGCAGTCCTGCACAAAGCTGAAACAGCGCATTTGTTCGCCGTCCCCGTAGATAATCGGCTGCCTGCCTTGGAGCATCATGTTAGCAAAAATAGAGGCAACATTTCGGTAGGGGTCGTCGTATTTCTGGCGCGCGCCGATGATGTTGTGCGGCACGGCAATAGTATATTCCATGCCGTGCGTTTCGGCAAGGTTGCGCAGGAGGAGTTCAGACGCATACTTGCTAATGCCGTAGGGATCCTGCGGCTTCGGCGTCATGTCCTCGGTAAACGGAATGCGGTCTTGGGTGCCGTAGCGCGCCATGCTCGAGCACATGACAAAGCGCTTGACGCCGTTGGCCACTGCAGCGCCAATCATTGAGGCGCTGCACTGGTAAATATTTTTCGTGACAAAGTACGGGCTAAACACGCTCAATCCTTCGTACGCGGTTGCGGCGCAGTGGTACACCACGTCAACATTTTTGGTGATTTTCACCATGGAATTGAAAAAATTGCAGTCGTACTGGTAGAACTCAACTTCCGCCGGAACATTGTCCAGATACCCACCAAGCAGGTTGTCGCAGCCAATGACTTCATGGCCCTGTTTTAAGAAAGCATCAGCAAGATGGCTGCCCAAAAATCCTGCTACCCCGCTGATGAACACACGTTTTTTCATGCAGTGCATCCGATTTGTAGGGGGTATAAAAAGTTTGTTTTCTCAATATATAAAGGCACGCATAAAAATATAAATGAGCAGGCACTTGAAACAGGAATGAAAACAGGAATGAACACGTTCATCGTCATCGCCGCGTACAACGAAGAAAAAAGCATTGTTCGGGTAGTTGATGGCCTAGTCAGCGAGGGCTACCAAAATGTAGTGGTGGTCGATGATGGCAGCAGCGATGCAACCAAAGAAGCAGTTGCAGAAAAAGCACAGCACACATCAAGTATTCACCTGCTCACTCACTTCATCAACCGCGGACAAGGCGCTGCGCTAAAAACAGGAATTGATTATGCACTCGCACAGGGAGCAGACATCATCGTGACGTTCGATGCCGATGGCCAGCACAATCCGAAAGAAATCAAGCAGCTTATTGCGCCGATAAAAAAAGGCGAAGTCGACGCTGTTCTCGGCTCCCGCTTTCTTGGGAAAAAATCAGATGTTCCACCCCTCAAGCGCGCCGTTCTCAAGGGAGGCATTCTGTTTACCTGGCTTTTTTCAGGCAAGAAACTCTCGGACACGCACAACGGCTTTCGCGCCCTCTCGAGAAAAGCAGCGCAGCAGATTCAAATTCGCCAAGACCGTATGGAGCACGCGTCAGAGATTATCGACGAGATTTGCAAAAAAAACATCCCCTTCACTGAAGTGCCGGTCACGATACAGTATTCAGAGTACGCGCGCAGAAAAGGGCAGAGCGTGTTCAACAGTTTCAAGATTGCAACAAAGCTCATTCTGCGAAGAATGATGCGATAATTCGGTGAACCTATGATACTCGACCCGTTGAGCATTGCAATTTTGTTTTTCGTGCTGTTCGCCTGGAGCAGGGCTGTGCTGCGCTTCAAGGAAGGCGGCATCGGCTTCAAAGAATTTTTTGTCTGGACTAGTATCTGGGGCATGGTGGTTGCACTGATTCTCTTCCGTGACCGGCTTGGATTTTTGACGCGGTTTACCACACTGCAACGCCCCATTGACGTTATTCTGGCAGGGAGTATTATTCTTCTGTTTTACCTGCTGTTCCGCATCTACGTCAAGATTGATACGATGGACCAGAACGTGACGAAGATAGTGCGGGAATTGACGCTGCAAAAGAAAAAGTGAACAACAAGTAAAAAAGAGCAAGGATTATTTCTTTTTCTTATACACTACCACATACGTCACAATACCTGACAGAATTAAAATGCCAACAATCGCAAAGAAACTCTGAAGCCCATGAAGCGACGCGCCAAGATACGCAAGAAGAAAGCACCTGATGTAGGAGGTAATAAACGTAATCGGCAAAAACTTTTTTTTGTGAAATTGCATCATGCCGGCAGCGTAGCAGATGATGTCAGATGGATTATTCGGAAGCACGCGAATCCATAAGATGGCAGTCTCGTAGTGCTGGAGCCGGTGCATGATATGCTTGACTTTTTTCTTCTCGAAAAAACGGGAAAAACGCCCATGCAGATAAAAGCCGATGTAATATGCCACCACTGAACCGATGAACAGCCCGGTACCGCCAACAAGGGTCGCCAGCAAAACACCATAGATTTTCCCTGCGCTGATGACCAGAAGCTCTGCAGGAATTGGCGGAATAATCACTTGGACAATCATCGAAAAAAAGAGAGTAATCAGCCCCAGCAGATAGTACCATGCCATGGCACAGAAAAAGAACAAGAGGTATTTAAATATGCCCATCGGTTAAAGACGCAGAACCAACAAAGATTTATATATCTCCCGCATACGCAAAAATGAGGGGCATAGACGAGGGAACGGCATGAACATTTGCATCATCACGGAGTATTTCAGCACGGCAGACGGCACTGCAACTGGTGGCGTGGAAGCGAGAGCATTTCAC
Protein-coding regions in this window:
- a CDS encoding VTT domain-containing protein; translated protein: MAWYYLLGLITLFFSMIVQVIIPPIPAELLVISAGKIYGVLLATLVGGTGLFIGSVVAYYIGFYLHGRFSRFFEKKKVKHIMHRLQHYETAILWIRVLPNNPSDIICYAAGMMQFHKKKFLPITFITSYIRCFLLAYLGASLHGLQSFFAIVGILILSGIVTYVVVYKKKK
- a CDS encoding nucleotide-binding protein — protein: MREMEHQATTPATVILDTNFLLIPATFGVDIFSEIQRIYPLKHQFAVVGPTLAELEIIKGRPGKQASAAKLALSLIKAKNINTLPTAVKHTDDAIVAVAQKQGNCVVATQDLALRSRLKKAGISVIVLRQKKYLMML
- a CDS encoding glycosyltransferase family 39 protein, which gives rise to MTDDSHPQSAAPEADLRQAISFIQKNRVWIILGIILLFGLYVRVYHLSYPVVGYHNWKETHYLTEARNFAKHGFLYEGLFVPHWDYPSINDPASGVHGDTLPTGPIVTGFLFMLFGPSLALARLVSIFFVLGAVVFGFLIVQKLFRRTDLALATAALLALNPLLVFFGRTGADIINPGFFFILVGVYYYLCWIEKPSWKNLVVFSLSVTLGVMSKYPNALIGIPMAAVFPWHRLMKKEEFKKYWKQLVVFAIIFSMLFIWVGYTNSYTEKLGTLNVGKQVRLINFSVLFTSEFWATMKAFAADNYTLGGVAVALLSSLLFLFLYTKKSRRISAELNDSFAGRFIVSYILGAVVWFAVMSFKLKGHSYHQYPLVFLFAVLVAFGVVFAASSIAKLLTFMGVKNAHWLTAVRVALLVAFVVMYFFAAKPAWERQFNTQFVGLDLAGDYIRTHSVPNETIFHPSHQSYGVLWHADRTGYYMTKNVTQFKEVEEKRNGQWVFLYQWGMKYMQEKDIWEYLQQHYHVAQFAYVPTGNGIAPVYLLLKRGGTFNESSLNEAVAHSQQNFVDYEFTGGNTQRLMYANVAS
- the spt4 gene encoding transcription elongation factor subunit Spt4, producing MGKKKACKRCRLLFEESECPSCKSALVSTVWHGRLHILDPEHSVIAKKCGFDKKGEYAIKIR
- a CDS encoding DUF2304 family protein, which translates into the protein MILDPLSIAILFFVLFAWSRAVLRFKEGGIGFKEFFVWTSIWGMVVALILFRDRLGFLTRFTTLQRPIDVILAGSIILLFYLLFRIYVKIDTMDQNVTKIVRELTLQKKK
- a CDS encoding glycosyltransferase family 2 protein — protein: MKTGMNTFIVIAAYNEEKSIVRVVDGLVSEGYQNVVVVDDGSSDATKEAVAEKAQHTSSIHLLTHFINRGQGAALKTGIDYALAQGADIIVTFDADGQHNPKEIKQLIAPIKKGEVDAVLGSRFLGKKSDVPPLKRAVLKGGILFTWLFSGKKLSDTHNGFRALSRKAAQQIQIRQDRMEHASEIIDEICKKNIPFTEVPVTIQYSEYARRKGQSVFNSFKIATKLILRRMMR
- a CDS encoding NAD-dependent epimerase/dehydratase family protein — protein: MKKRVFISGVAGFLGSHLADAFLKQGHEVIGCDNLLGGYLDNVPAEVEFYQYDCNFFNSMVKITKNVDVVYHCAATAYEGLSVFSPYFVTKNIYQCSASMIGAAVANGVKRFVMCSSMARYGTQDRIPFTEDMTPKPQDPYGISKYASELLLRNLAETHGMEYTIAVPHNIIGARQKYDDPYRNVASIFANMMLQGRQPIIYGDGEQMRCFSFVQDCIQCLEKMAFEKNVVGEVINIGPDEQPITVNQLAQIIADLLDFKLNIQHVPDRPQEVKLATCSAAKARKLLGYQTKYELKQGLAEMIAWIKQRGPKKFKYHIDLEIINDKTPKTWTDKMF
- a CDS encoding lysylphosphatidylglycerol synthase transmembrane domain-containing protein, with the translated sequence MDHTKLIKGALFTSISVLLVWLLFHSINISDLADAFSRVTLIGVALGFVLYALGYLIRAVRFYYLLDKKLGLRVLFFVVCIHNMINSLLPARLGELSYVYLVKKKNIPLAQSTAGLVLTRIFDLIALIILFLVALFMARATLPVFFKNLIPVVWVVLGVLIVGSITLILCEPWLRRFADSRLQILRMLHSFVHSFRREHTCSKIIMLSLSSIVLWISQFLMIYFIFWHMLPVSGWYILIGSLFPILSTVLPVQGIAGFGSIEAAWALAFVMLGLSKEVAIATGFVFHFVIIGYFLVWGFVGWLGWRREQH
- a CDS encoding DNA-directed RNA polymerase, which encodes MFYKVTINDHIRVPPKLFHLPTKEAVIKRIKKKYDGFISKELGVVVDVADVHDIQDGTVIPTDGAAYFNTTFELYTFKPELQEVALGNIRDIADFGAFVNLGPIEGMIHISQTMDDFVSFAKDKTLAGKDTKRVLRVNDKCKARIIAVSFKDLANPKLGLTMRQKFLGRVEWIDEDVKGPIKPAAKEAPQKKQRGKEAK